The following coding sequences lie in one Miscanthus floridulus cultivar M001 chromosome 9, ASM1932011v1, whole genome shotgun sequence genomic window:
- the LOC136483090 gene encoding kafirin PSKR2-like, whose translation MAAKIFALLALLALSVSAATAFIIPQCSPVTAAGYEHPIVRAYRLQQVLAASILEQPIAQLQQQSSAHLLVQTIVAQLQQQQFLPALSQLSMANPAAYLQLQQLLPTNPLAAANAIAYLQEQQLQQFLPALSQLAMANPAAYLQQQQLLPFNQLAGANAAAYLQQQQPLPFTQSAVATAAAYHQQQQLLQVNPLAWANPLAAAFLQQQQLLPFNQMSLMNPALSWQQPIVGGAIF comes from the coding sequence ATGGCCGCCAAGATATTTGCCCTCCTTGCACTCCTTGCTCTTTCGGTGAGCGCTGCAACTGCATTCATCATTCCGCAGTGCTCACCAGTTACTGCTGCGGGGTATGAACACCCAATTGTGCGGGCCTATAGGTTACAACAGGTGCTCGCGGCGAGCATCTTAGAACAACCAATTGCCCAATTGCAACAGCAATCCTCGGCTCACCTACTAGTTCAGACCATCGTAGCGCAACTGCAACAGCAACAGTTCCTACCAGCGCTCAGTCAACTATCTATGGCAAACCCTGCCGCCTACTTGCAGCTGCAACAGCTGCTTCCTACAAACCCACTGGCTGCGGCGAATGCCATTGCATACCTGCAAGAACAACAGTTACAACAGTTCCTGCCAGCGCTCAGTCAACTAGCAATGGCGAACCCTGCCGCCTACTTGCAACAGCAACAGCTACTTCCATTCAACCAACTGGCTGGGGCGAACGCCGCTGCATACCTGCAACAGCAGCAGCCGCTTCCGTTTACCCAGTCGGCTGTTGCAACCGCTGCTGCCTACCATCAGCAACAGCAGCTGCTACAAGTTAACCCATTGGCATGGGCTAACCCATTGGCTGCCGCTTTCCTGCAGCAGCAACAATTGCTGCCATTCAACCAGATGTCTTTGATGAACCCTGCCTTGTCGTGGCAGCAACCCATCGTTGGAGGTGCCATCTTCTAG